The following coding sequences lie in one Mesorhizobium sp. NZP2298 genomic window:
- a CDS encoding efflux RND transporter periplasmic adaptor subunit, with translation MKYRFLRLTGRILVTAIVVVVACVAAWKLWDDNMNAPWTRDAHVRADVVGVTPDVSGLVAEVMVKDNQAVKKGDALFQVDRQRFAVALAQAQAVVEGKQATLDQAKRNLDRLQRLTASAVSVQQIEEARSAVAEAESESLQASASRDLAQLNLDRSKVRAPVNGIITNLSLRPGDYVAPGTATMALVDTDTMRIEGYFEETKLPRIGIGAKASIRLMGWPNSLSGHVASIAAGIADRERSSGTLLADINPTFTWVRLAQRVPVHIVIDSDAATTARLVAGTSATVTIDRATAQ, from the coding sequence ATGAAGTACCGCTTTCTGCGCCTTACCGGCAGGATCCTCGTCACCGCTATCGTCGTTGTCGTCGCTTGCGTCGCCGCCTGGAAGCTGTGGGACGACAACATGAATGCTCCATGGACGCGTGATGCGCATGTCCGCGCCGACGTCGTCGGCGTCACGCCTGACGTGTCGGGCCTGGTGGCCGAGGTCATGGTCAAGGACAACCAGGCGGTGAAGAAGGGCGATGCTCTTTTCCAGGTCGACCGCCAACGCTTCGCCGTGGCGCTCGCACAGGCGCAGGCGGTGGTGGAGGGGAAGCAGGCAACGCTCGACCAGGCCAAGCGAAACCTCGACCGGCTTCAGCGCCTGACCGCTTCGGCGGTCAGCGTCCAGCAGATCGAGGAAGCGCGGTCGGCGGTGGCCGAGGCGGAATCGGAAAGCCTGCAGGCCAGCGCGTCGCGCGACCTGGCGCAGCTCAATCTGGACCGTTCCAAAGTCCGGGCGCCGGTGAATGGCATCATCACCAATCTCAGCCTTCGCCCGGGAGACTATGTCGCCCCCGGCACGGCCACCATGGCGCTCGTCGACACCGACACGATGCGCATCGAGGGCTATTTCGAGGAGACGAAACTTCCGCGCATAGGGATCGGCGCCAAGGCATCCATCAGGCTGATGGGATGGCCAAACTCCTTGTCCGGCCATGTCGCAAGCATCGCGGCGGGAATCGCGGACCGCGAACGCAGCTCGGGCACGCTGCTGGCGGACATCAATCCGACCTTCACCTGGGTGCGGCTCGCGCAGCGCGTTCCCGTGCATATCGTGATCGACAGCGACGCGGCCACCACGGCGAGGCTGGTTGCCGGGACTTCCGCAACGGTGACCATCGATCGCGCTACGGCGCAATGA
- a CDS encoding nicotinate-nucleotide adenylyltransferase encodes MPHAEKGLTVGLFGGSFNPPHAGHALVAEIALRRLALDQLWWMVTPGNPLKSTRELAPLAERLQLSERIAKNPKIKVTAFEAAHHVRYTADTLALVKARNPGVDFVWIMGADSLRDFHRWQRWREIVLTFPIAVIDRPGATLSFLSSVVAKTFDYARIDEGDAPRLARMKAPAWTFIHGPRSSLSSSAIRKMAKG; translated from the coding sequence ATGCCGCATGCCGAAAAGGGCCTCACCGTCGGCCTGTTCGGCGGCTCGTTCAACCCGCCGCATGCCGGTCATGCACTGGTCGCCGAGATTGCGCTCAGGCGCCTGGCGCTCGACCAGCTGTGGTGGATGGTCACGCCAGGCAATCCGTTGAAGAGCACGCGCGAGCTGGCGCCGCTGGCCGAGCGGCTGCAACTGTCGGAGCGGATCGCCAAGAACCCGAAAATCAAGGTCACCGCCTTCGAGGCGGCGCATCATGTGCGCTATACCGCCGACACGCTGGCCCTGGTCAAGGCGCGCAATCCGGGCGTCGACTTCGTCTGGATCATGGGCGCGGACAGTTTGCGCGACTTTCACCGTTGGCAGCGCTGGCGCGAAATCGTGCTGACCTTCCCGATCGCGGTCATCGACCGTCCGGGCGCGACGCTGTCGTTCCTGTCGTCGGTCGTCGCCAAGACCTTCGACTATGCCCGCATCGACGAAGGCGACGCGCCGCGGCTCGCCCGCATGAAGGCGCCGGCCTGGACCTTCATCCACGGCCCGCGCTCGTCGCTGTCGTCGAGCGCGATCCGGAAGATGGCAAAGGGGTGA
- a CDS encoding DapH/DapD/GlmU-related protein has translation MNELKKSDRAPYLMCADDVQIADDVSIGAYVVLYPGTRLGRGARIEHGAIIGRPSQSNPGSVAQPAVQQPTDIGERTIVGAYAIVCSGAITGPDAYIGDHALIREGARLEGRSSVGFSCTVGSKCVIGENTRIQGFCGFPAGTIIESDCAIGPYVVALATTFSPKGRTPAGPVVVRQGVRIGSAVQLMPGVEIGAGATVGAASVVTRSVQPGVTVRGTPASASVTRDG, from the coding sequence ATGAACGAGTTGAAGAAGTCCGATCGCGCCCCTTACCTCATGTGCGCGGACGATGTTCAAATCGCGGACGACGTCTCCATAGGCGCCTATGTCGTTCTCTATCCCGGAACGCGATTGGGCCGCGGGGCCCGTATCGAGCATGGCGCCATAATAGGCAGGCCAAGCCAATCGAATCCTGGTTCGGTTGCCCAGCCAGCAGTTCAGCAGCCGACCGATATAGGCGAGAGAACAATCGTTGGCGCCTACGCCATCGTCTGCTCCGGGGCGATAACCGGCCCCGACGCCTATATCGGTGACCATGCCCTGATCCGCGAAGGCGCGCGTCTTGAGGGAAGAAGCAGCGTTGGTTTCTCCTGTACGGTGGGGAGCAAGTGCGTCATCGGAGAAAACACGAGAATCCAAGGGTTTTGCGGATTTCCGGCAGGGACCATTATCGAAAGCGACTGCGCCATCGGGCCCTACGTTGTCGCGCTCGCCACCACGTTCAGTCCCAAGGGAAGGACACCTGCCGGTCCCGTTGTCGTTCGGCAGGGTGTCCGTATCGGCAGCGCCGTCCAATTGATGCCCGGTGTGGAAATTGGTGCCGGCGCAACGGTGGGCGCCGCCTCGGTGGTCACGCGCAGCGTCCAGCCCGGCGTGACCGTGCGCGGAACCCCGGCATCTGCCAGTGTGACAAGAGACGGATGA
- a CDS encoding DUF1656 domain-containing protein, with amino-acid sequence MQSDISIAGVYLPGLLVLMLAAFVVARIVWQVLSWTGLYSFVWHRALFNLALYILILGALSSLSNRLLS; translated from the coding sequence ATGCAAAGCGATATCAGCATAGCCGGCGTCTATCTGCCGGGTCTCCTTGTCCTGATGCTGGCGGCCTTCGTCGTGGCGCGGATCGTCTGGCAAGTGCTGTCGTGGACAGGCCTCTATTCCTTCGTCTGGCACAGGGCGCTCTTCAATCTCGCGCTCTACATCCTCATCCTCGGGGCATTGTCCTCGCTTTCAAATCGGCTGTTGTCATGA
- a CDS encoding metal-dependent hydrolase family protein — protein MFGVSALGLASPSFAQAAGKPILLSNARIFDGQASKLIEGKSVLIDGKTIKALLGASETVADAEVIDCAGGTLMPGMIDAHWHALLAGISQVAAMTADVPYVHLVAAQEAERTVLRGFTTVRDVGGPSFALKRAIDEGRLVGPRIYPSGAMISQTSGHGDFRMRTDLPRTPQSNASLAEEAGIAEIADGEAEVLRRVREQLMLGASQIKIMGGGGVASPYDPIDVVQYTEAEMKAAVSAAADWGTYVCIHAYTPAAVQRAVASGVKSIEHGQLADEETAKRIADADAWWSIQPFLADEDANTYALPEQRAQQQTIAEGTARAVELGRKYKIKMALGTDILFNPKGTSTQGKQLAKFSRWYENVDVLRLLTSGNAELAGLSGPRNPYPGKLGRIEPDAYADVLIVDGNPLEDISLIANPDRTLKLIMKDGRIHKNTLGG, from the coding sequence ATGTTCGGTGTTTCGGCGCTCGGCCTTGCATCCCCATCCTTCGCGCAGGCAGCGGGTAAGCCGATCCTGCTCAGCAATGCCAGGATCTTCGACGGCCAGGCAAGCAAGCTCATCGAAGGCAAGTCTGTCCTTATCGACGGGAAGACGATCAAGGCTCTGCTTGGCGCCAGCGAAACGGTTGCCGATGCCGAGGTTATCGACTGCGCAGGTGGCACGCTGATGCCGGGCATGATAGATGCCCACTGGCATGCCTTGCTTGCCGGTATCTCGCAGGTCGCGGCCATGACAGCCGACGTCCCTTACGTCCATCTCGTCGCCGCGCAGGAGGCCGAGCGGACAGTGTTGCGCGGCTTCACGACGGTTCGTGATGTCGGTGGTCCGTCATTTGCTTTGAAGCGCGCCATCGATGAAGGGCGACTGGTGGGTCCCCGCATCTATCCTTCCGGCGCCATGATCTCGCAAACTTCGGGGCATGGCGACTTCCGCATGCGCACGGATTTGCCGCGCACGCCGCAAAGCAACGCAAGCCTGGCGGAAGAGGCTGGCATCGCCGAGATCGCCGATGGTGAGGCGGAAGTCCTGCGCCGTGTACGCGAGCAGCTCATGCTGGGGGCGAGCCAGATCAAGATCATGGGCGGGGGAGGCGTCGCCTCGCCGTACGACCCGATCGATGTTGTGCAATACACTGAAGCCGAGATGAAGGCTGCCGTATCCGCGGCGGCAGACTGGGGCACCTATGTGTGCATCCACGCCTATACGCCCGCCGCCGTGCAGCGTGCGGTCGCCAGCGGTGTGAAGTCGATCGAGCATGGCCAACTCGCCGACGAGGAGACCGCCAAGCGCATAGCCGATGCAGATGCGTGGTGGAGCATCCAGCCCTTCCTTGCCGACGAGGATGCCAACACCTACGCCTTGCCGGAACAGCGCGCGCAGCAGCAGACAATCGCCGAAGGTACGGCGCGGGCCGTCGAGCTTGGGCGCAAATACAAAATCAAGATGGCCCTGGGTACGGATATCCTGTTCAACCCGAAAGGCACCTCGACACAGGGAAAGCAACTCGCCAAGTTCAGCCGGTGGTATGAAAATGTCGATGTGTTGCGGCTGCTGACCAGCGGCAATGCCGAGCTTGCCGGCCTTTCCGGCCCGCGCAATCCGTACCCCGGAAAACTCGGACGCATCGAACCCGACGCCTATGCCGACGTGCTCATCGTCGACGGCAATCCGCTCGAGGACATTTCCCTCATCGCAAATCCGGATCGGACGTTGAAGCTCATCATGAAGGATGGGCGCATCCACAAGAACACGCTGGGGGGATGA
- the obgE gene encoding GTPase ObgE: MKFLDQAKVYVRSGDGGAGSVSFRREKFIEFGGPDGGDGGRGGDVWLEAVDGLNTLIDYRYQQHFKAKTGVHGMGRNMTGAKGADVTLKVPAGTQVFEEDNETLICDLTVVGQRFLLAKGGNGGFGNQHFKTSTNQAPRRANPGLPGEELNIWLRLKLIADAGLVGLPNAGKSTFLAAVTAAKPKIADYPFTTLHPGLGVARIDAREFVIADIPGLIEGAHEGVGIGDRFLGHVERTRVLLHLVSAQEENPGKAYKTVRAELEAYGQGLTDKVEILALSQVDTLDADGRKKKVASLKRAAGRAPMLLSAVTGEGVEAVLRALMAVIAEARAEAAPVVETRWEK; encoded by the coding sequence ATGAAATTTCTCGATCAAGCCAAGGTCTATGTCCGCTCCGGTGACGGGGGCGCCGGTTCGGTGTCGTTCCGGCGCGAGAAGTTCATCGAGTTCGGCGGGCCGGACGGCGGCGATGGCGGCCGTGGCGGCGACGTCTGGCTGGAAGCGGTCGACGGGCTGAACACGCTGATCGACTATCGCTACCAGCAGCATTTCAAGGCCAAGACCGGCGTCCACGGCATGGGCCGCAACATGACCGGCGCCAAGGGCGCCGACGTCACGTTGAAAGTGCCGGCCGGAACCCAGGTGTTCGAGGAAGACAATGAGACGCTGATCTGCGACCTTACCGTGGTCGGCCAGCGTTTCCTGCTTGCCAAGGGCGGCAATGGCGGCTTCGGCAACCAGCATTTCAAGACTTCGACCAACCAGGCGCCGCGCCGCGCCAATCCCGGCCTGCCGGGCGAGGAGCTCAACATCTGGCTGCGGCTGAAGCTGATCGCCGATGCCGGGCTGGTCGGACTGCCCAATGCCGGCAAGTCGACATTTCTCGCGGCCGTCACCGCGGCCAAGCCGAAGATCGCCGATTATCCCTTCACGACGCTGCATCCCGGCCTTGGTGTCGCCCGCATCGATGCGCGCGAATTTGTCATCGCCGACATTCCGGGCCTCATCGAAGGCGCGCATGAGGGCGTCGGCATTGGCGACCGTTTCCTCGGCCATGTCGAGCGCACGCGCGTGCTGCTGCATCTGGTTTCGGCCCAGGAGGAAAATCCTGGCAAGGCCTACAAGACCGTGCGCGCCGAATTGGAAGCCTATGGCCAGGGGCTGACCGACAAGGTCGAGATCCTGGCGCTCAGCCAGGTCGACACGCTCGATGCGGATGGGCGCAAGAAGAAGGTCGCCTCGCTGAAGCGCGCCGCCGGCCGCGCGCCGATGCTTCTGTCCGCCGTCACCGGCGAAGGTGTCGAAGCGGTACTGCGGGCGCTGATGGCGGTGATTGCCGAGGCGCGCGCGGAGGCTGCACCCGTGGTCGAGACGCGCTGGGAAAAGTAG
- a CDS encoding endonuclease/exonuclease/phosphatase family protein: protein MKLVTYNIQYGIGLDAHYDVARIADAVRGADVIALQEVTRNNPRNGNRDMVAEIGEALPDYFAVYGSNFEVNIGSRIENGRAITTTFQLGNMVLSKTPIHLSRNLLLPRSRSFEMMNFQRGALEALIETSLGFIRFYSIHLDHRSPVERASQIQFLRRRLLNYALEGGALSGVAEIGLPELPHPEAFVAMGDFNMLAASPEYVELAGRPDHEFGMPLTADFAVDAAVRLDVAGDDLVSWVDPKDPANASRHKRIDYVFTSASLARSLKRLWVDRKAAGSDHLPVWVELG, encoded by the coding sequence ATGAAGCTTGTAACCTACAACATCCAGTACGGCATCGGCCTTGATGCGCACTACGATGTCGCGCGTATTGCCGACGCGGTACGCGGCGCCGACGTGATCGCGCTGCAGGAGGTCACTCGCAACAATCCCAGGAACGGCAACCGCGACATGGTCGCTGAGATCGGCGAGGCGCTGCCCGACTATTTCGCCGTCTATGGCAGCAATTTCGAGGTCAATATCGGTTCGCGCATCGAAAACGGCCGCGCCATCACCACGACCTTCCAGCTCGGCAATATGGTGTTGTCCAAGACGCCCATTCATCTGTCGCGCAACCTGCTTTTGCCGCGCAGCCGCAGCTTCGAGATGATGAACTTCCAGCGCGGCGCGCTGGAAGCGCTGATCGAGACATCGCTTGGTTTCATCCGTTTCTATTCCATCCATCTCGATCATCGCAGCCCCGTGGAACGCGCCAGCCAGATCCAGTTCCTGCGCCGGCGCCTGTTGAACTACGCGCTCGAAGGCGGCGCGCTGTCCGGCGTCGCCGAGATCGGCCTGCCGGAACTGCCGCATCCCGAGGCCTTTGTGGCCATGGGCGATTTCAACATGCTGGCCGCCTCGCCCGAATATGTCGAACTCGCCGGCCGGCCGGACCATGAGTTCGGTATGCCGCTGACCGCCGACTTCGCTGTCGATGCCGCCGTGCGCCTGGATGTCGCCGGCGACGATCTCGTCAGCTGGGTCGATCCCAAGGATCCTGCCAATGCCAGCCGCCACAAGCGCATCGACTATGTCTTCACCAGCGCCTCGCTTGCCCGGTCGCTGAAGCGCCTGTGGGTCGACCGGAAAGCAGCGGGTTCGGACCACCTGCCCGTGTGGGTCGAACTGGGCTGA
- the proB gene encoding glutamate 5-kinase yields the protein MQSLKKYRRITVKIGSALLVDRASGLKRDWLASLADDIAVLAEGGAEILVVSSGAIALGRTILGLGKRALKLEESQAAAAVGQIALAGAWSDALGKGSLRSGQILLTLGDTEERRRYLNARATISTLLKMKAVPVINENDTVATSEIRYGDNDRLAARVATMMGADLLVLLSDIDGLYTAPPARDPQAKFIPVVDRITPDIEAMAGAAASELSRGGMRTKLDAGKIATAAGTAMIITSGTRLSPLMAIERGERATFFRPSANPVKGYKTWIAGQLEPAGRLTVDAGAVGALTLGKSLLPAGVKLVSGNFSRGDTVAILSPEGREIARGLVAYDAADAVRIAGLKTAEIETVLGYEARSAMIHRDDLVVSHAGGDISGG from the coding sequence ATGCAGTCGCTGAAAAAATACCGGCGCATCACCGTCAAGATCGGCTCGGCGTTGCTGGTCGACCGCGCGAGCGGCCTGAAGCGCGACTGGCTGGCTTCGCTCGCCGACGACATCGCCGTGCTCGCCGAGGGCGGCGCCGAAATTCTCGTCGTGTCGTCCGGTGCCATCGCGCTTGGCCGCACCATCCTTGGCCTTGGCAAGCGCGCGCTGAAGCTCGAGGAGAGCCAGGCGGCTGCCGCCGTCGGCCAGATCGCGCTCGCCGGCGCCTGGTCGGATGCGCTCGGCAAGGGCAGCCTGAGGTCGGGCCAGATCCTTTTGACCCTTGGTGACACCGAGGAACGCCGGCGTTATCTCAATGCGCGGGCGACGATCTCGACGCTGCTCAAGATGAAGGCGGTGCCGGTCATCAACGAGAACGATACGGTTGCCACCTCCGAAATCCGCTATGGCGACAATGACCGGCTGGCCGCGCGGGTGGCGACAATGATGGGCGCGGATCTGCTGGTGCTGCTCTCCGATATAGACGGGCTCTACACCGCACCGCCGGCGCGCGATCCCCAGGCCAAATTCATCCCGGTGGTCGACCGCATCACACCCGACATCGAGGCGATGGCGGGAGCGGCCGCGTCCGAATTGTCGCGCGGCGGCATGCGCACCAAGCTCGATGCCGGCAAGATCGCCACCGCCGCAGGCACCGCCATGATCATTACTTCGGGCACGCGGCTGTCGCCGCTGATGGCGATCGAGCGCGGCGAGCGCGCGACCTTCTTCCGGCCCAGCGCCAATCCGGTCAAGGGCTACAAGACCTGGATCGCCGGCCAACTCGAACCGGCCGGCCGGCTGACGGTCGATGCCGGCGCCGTCGGCGCGCTCACGTTGGGCAAATCGCTGCTGCCCGCCGGCGTCAAGCTGGTCAGCGGCAATTTTTCGCGCGGCGATACGGTGGCGATCCTGTCGCCCGAGGGCCGCGAGATCGCGCGCGGACTGGTTGCCTACGATGCCGCCGATGCCGTAAGGATCGCTGGCCTGAAGACGGCCGAGATCGAAACCGTGCTCGGTTACGAAGCGCGTTCGGCGATGATCCACCGCGACGACCTCGTGGTGAGTCACGCCGGGGGCGACATAAGCGGAGGATAA
- a CDS encoding glutamate-5-semialdehyde dehydrogenase: MLKLHEKSGDDTVALMADIGRRARAAARPLAIATTDAKNAALLAMADAIVAREQDILDANAIDVSNGHESGLSASFMDRLKLNPARIRAMADGIREIAELKDPVGDVIAAWQRPNGLQIERVRTPLGVVGVIYESRPNVTADAGALCLKAGNPVILRGGSDSLNSSAAIHACLVEGLKAAGLPEDAIQLVPTTDRAAVGEMLKGLGGTLDVIIPRGGKSLVGRVQSEARVPVFAHLEGICHLYIDRSADLDMAVKIAVNAKMRRTGVCGAAETLLVDRAVASTHLVPILDALRAAGCEIHADAEVLKLFFDAKPADDADWVTEYLDAIIAVKLVDGVSGAIEHIETFSSHHTEAIIAEDAKAVERFFNEIDSAILLHNASTQFADGGEFGMGAEIGIATGKMHARGPVGVEQLTSFKYRVRGSGQVRP; encoded by the coding sequence ATGCTGAAGCTGCATGAAAAATCCGGGGATGACACCGTGGCGCTGATGGCCGATATCGGCCGCCGCGCCCGCGCCGCCGCCCGACCGCTGGCCATCGCAACCACCGACGCCAAGAACGCCGCGCTCCTTGCCATGGCCGACGCGATCGTCGCCCGGGAACAGGATATTCTCGACGCCAATGCCATCGATGTGTCGAATGGCCACGAGTCTGGGCTGTCCGCCTCCTTCATGGATCGGCTGAAGCTCAATCCGGCTCGCATCCGCGCTATGGCCGACGGCATCCGCGAAATCGCGGAACTCAAGGATCCGGTTGGCGATGTCATCGCCGCATGGCAGCGGCCGAACGGCCTGCAGATCGAGCGCGTGCGCACGCCGCTCGGAGTCGTCGGCGTCATCTATGAGAGCCGGCCGAACGTCACGGCCGATGCCGGCGCACTGTGCCTCAAGGCCGGCAATCCGGTGATCCTGCGCGGCGGCTCGGATTCGCTCAATTCGTCCGCTGCCATCCATGCCTGCCTGGTCGAAGGCCTGAAGGCCGCCGGCCTGCCTGAAGACGCCATCCAGCTTGTGCCGACAACCGACCGCGCCGCTGTCGGGGAGATGCTCAAGGGGCTTGGCGGTACGCTCGACGTCATCATCCCGCGCGGCGGCAAAAGCCTGGTCGGGCGGGTGCAGAGCGAGGCGCGCGTGCCGGTCTTTGCCCATCTCGAAGGCATCTGCCACCTCTACATCGACCGCTCGGCGGATCTCGACATGGCGGTGAAGATCGCCGTCAACGCCAAGATGCGGCGCACCGGCGTCTGTGGCGCGGCCGAGACGCTGTTGGTCGACCGCGCGGTGGCGTCCACCCATCTGGTGCCGATCCTCGACGCACTGCGCGCCGCCGGCTGCGAGATCCATGCCGATGCCGAAGTGCTGAAACTGTTTTTCGATGCCAAGCCGGCTGATGATGCCGACTGGGTGACGGAATATCTCGACGCCATCATCGCGGTGAAGCTGGTCGACGGCGTCAGCGGTGCGATCGAGCATATCGAGACCTTCTCCTCGCATCACACCGAGGCGATCATCGCCGAAGATGCGAAGGCGGTGGAGCGGTTCTTCAACGAGATCGACTCGGCCATCCTGCTGCACAACGCCTCGACGCAATTCGCCGATGGCGGCGAGTTCGGCATGGGCGCCGAGATCGGCATCGCCACCGGAAAGATGCATGCGCGCGGGCCGGTCGGCGTCGAGCAACTGACCTCCTTCAAATACCGCGTGCGCGGGTCGGGACAGGTGAGGCCTTGA
- a CDS encoding GNAT family N-acetyltransferase, with amino-acid sequence MVAEAEDSEDESYAIDCPVLVTERLVMRAPREEDIAQLVKLADNRHVAEMLARMPHPYGEDEARAFLAMTRSRRAGIAYALTLAGTDTFVGCAGLNTTDRGLELGYWIGEPHWKRGYATEAAHALVDLAFQKTSIQVLHASTRVINPASRRVIHKCGFQYAGQGMLNSIVAGQVPVERYRLDRKTWTSLRNWVHF; translated from the coding sequence ATGGTTGCCGAAGCGGAAGACAGTGAAGACGAAAGTTACGCGATAGACTGCCCGGTGCTGGTCACCGAACGGCTGGTGATGCGGGCGCCGCGCGAAGAGGACATCGCGCAACTGGTCAAGCTTGCCGACAACCGTCATGTCGCCGAGATGCTGGCGCGCATGCCGCATCCCTATGGCGAGGACGAGGCGCGCGCCTTCCTCGCCATGACCAGGTCGCGCCGGGCCGGCATTGCCTATGCCCTGACGCTGGCCGGCACCGACACTTTCGTCGGCTGCGCGGGCTTGAACACCACCGATCGCGGGCTGGAGCTCGGCTACTGGATCGGCGAACCCCACTGGAAGCGGGGCTATGCCACCGAAGCCGCCCACGCACTGGTCGACCTTGCCTTCCAGAAGACCTCGATCCAGGTGCTGCATGCCTCGACGCGGGTCATCAATCCGGCCTCGCGCCGGGTGATCCACAAGTGCGGTTTCCAGTATGCGGGCCAAGGCATGCTGAACTCGATCGTCGCCGGCCAGGTGCCGGTCGAGCGCTACAGGCTGGACCGCAAGACGTGGACGAGCCTGCGCAACTGGGTGCATTTCTGA
- a CDS encoding 50S ribosomal protein L21, translating into MFAVIKTGGKQYRVAANDLLKIEKVEANVGDIVEIGHVLAHGEGENVTFGAPFVDGALVTAEVVEQGKNRTVIAFKKRRRQNSRRKIGHRQLLTTVRISEILLGGAKPTKKAAVKAEAKAEVAAEAAPKEAKAKKEAKPEAAPKDEAKAETAAAPLFKAPKGEPDDLTVIKGIGPVAAKDLAEQGIITFAQMAKLTDKDVAKIDEHMPFSADQIKDWREQAKELAKK; encoded by the coding sequence ATGTTCGCAGTCATTAAAACGGGCGGCAAGCAGTATCGCGTCGCCGCCAACGATCTCCTGAAGATCGAAAAAGTCGAAGCCAATGTCGGCGATATCGTCGAGATCGGCCACGTGCTCGCGCATGGCGAGGGCGAGAATGTCACGTTCGGCGCGCCGTTCGTCGACGGCGCCCTGGTTACCGCCGAAGTCGTCGAGCAGGGCAAGAACCGCACTGTCATCGCTTTCAAGAAGCGCCGCCGCCAGAATTCGCGCCGCAAGATCGGCCATCGCCAACTTTTGACCACCGTGCGGATCTCCGAGATCCTGCTGGGTGGCGCCAAGCCGACCAAGAAGGCGGCCGTGAAGGCGGAAGCCAAGGCTGAAGTCGCCGCCGAGGCCGCGCCGAAGGAAGCCAAGGCCAAGAAGGAAGCCAAGCCGGAGGCTGCCCCGAAGGACGAAGCGAAGGCCGAGACGGCCGCCGCGCCGCTGTTCAAGGCGCCGAAGGGCGAGCCGGACGACCTGACCGTGATCAAGGGCATCGGCCCGGTCGCCGCCAAGGATCTCGCCGAGCAGGGCATCATCACCTTCGCGCAGATGGCCAAGCTGACCGACAAGGACGTCGCCAAGATCGACGAGCACATGCCGTTCAGCGCCGACCAGATCAAGGACTGGCGCGAACAGGCCAAGGAACTGGCCAAGAAGTAA
- the rpmA gene encoding 50S ribosomal protein L27 produces MAHKKAGGSSRNGRDSHSKRLGVKKFGGEAVIPGNIIIRQRGTTWHPGVNVGMGTDHTLFALESGAVTFNKKANGRTYVSVNPITKAAE; encoded by the coding sequence ATGGCACACAAGAAAGCTGGCGGCTCGTCGCGCAACGGTCGCGACTCGCATTCCAAGCGTCTGGGCGTGAAGAAGTTCGGCGGCGAAGCCGTCATCCCGGGCAACATCATCATTCGTCAACGCGGCACCACCTGGCATCCCGGCGTCAATGTCGGCATGGGCACGGACCATACCCTTTTTGCGCTCGAATCCGGCGCCGTGACGTTCAACAAAAAAGCCAACGGCCGAACCTACGTATCGGTCAACCCGATTACCAAAGCCGCGGAGTAG
- a CDS encoding GNAT family N-acetyltransferase: protein MAPVRPMVEDSSDIESVEIAPLALGHIESFHHALDVVSRERKYLSFLEAPPLDQARRFVMDRIARGDPGYVAAVRGEVVGWCDITRHDRPIHAHRGTLGMGIVPHYRGHGLGRKLINATVAQARKDGFVRIELFVHSDNARAIALYDKVGFVREGVQRDAIYIDGEYRDAIVMAIVERENAAG, encoded by the coding sequence ATGGCACCGGTGAGGCCAATGGTTGAGGACAGCAGCGATATTGAATCGGTCGAGATCGCGCCGCTAGCGCTTGGGCACATCGAAAGCTTTCATCACGCGCTCGATGTCGTTTCGCGTGAGCGAAAGTACTTGTCCTTTCTCGAGGCGCCGCCGCTGGATCAAGCCAGAAGATTTGTGATGGACCGAATCGCAAGGGGCGATCCAGGCTATGTAGCCGCCGTTCGTGGCGAGGTTGTCGGCTGGTGCGACATCACTCGCCATGATCGGCCCATACACGCTCATCGCGGCACGCTTGGGATGGGCATTGTCCCGCATTATCGCGGGCATGGCCTTGGACGGAAGCTCATCAATGCAACTGTGGCGCAGGCGCGCAAGGACGGCTTTGTCCGTATCGAGCTTTTCGTGCATTCCGACAATGCCCGCGCCATCGCGCTTTACGACAAGGTCGGATTTGTCAGGGAGGGCGTGCAGCGCGACGCGATCTATATCGATGGGGAATATCGCGATGCGATCGTGATGGCGATCGTCGAACGCGAAAACGCTGCGGGATGA